The Arachis duranensis cultivar V14167 chromosome 2, aradu.V14167.gnm2.J7QH, whole genome shotgun sequence genome has a window encoding:
- the LOC107474880 gene encoding mitochondrial dicarboxylate/tricarboxylate transporter DTC isoform X1, whose amino-acid sequence MEIETKINYMDPVKIALNLLCVSLLQPMDMIKVRMQLGQGSGAQIASNILKTEGGYAAFYRGLSATLVRLPLHRAVKFGSYSIIATAVTEDNDRKPLSLRQKVMITSTAVTMGWAFSIPTQLAQVRMQADATFPTSQCRNYTNVFNALHRVIADEGVQVLWRGSVAEIARQSALITGLISGYPPSFRYLKNSLGFGETTSAIGAGVISSFIGCALSLPFDYVRTQLQTMQPDAYGKYPYTGSFDCVRKTLKTGGLPMFYSGFHFYYFRFAALTTISWFITKQLRRLDASISGKKITIKAR is encoded by the exons atggagattgagacgaaGATAAATTATATGGACCCTGTTAAAATCGCCCTCAACTTGCTCTGCGTTTCCCTCCTTCAACCAATGGATATGATCAAG GTGAGGATGCAACTAGGTCAAGGATCAGGTGCGCAGATCGCATCCAACATTCTCAAAACAGAAGGGGGTTATGCCGCCTTTTATAGG GGTCTATCTGCTACACTAGTCCGGCTGCCTCTGCATAGAGCTGTTAAATTTGGATCATATTC AATTATAGCAACTGCAGTAACCGAGGATAATGATCGCAAACCCTTATCACTTCGCCAGAAAGTTATGATTACCTCAACTGCTGTAACAATGGGATGGGCTTTTAGTATCCCAACACAGCTGGCACAAGTTCGTATGCAAGCTGATGCAACTTTTCCCACCTCTCAGTGCCGAAATTACACGAATGTCTTCAATGCGCTTCATCGTGTTATTGCAGATGAAGGGGTTCAGGTGCTTTGGAGAGGTTCTGTGGCAGAAATAGCAAGGCAGTCCGCACTAATTACAGGGCTTATTTCTGGTTATCCTCCGAGTTTTAGGTACTTGAAGAATTCCCTTGGTTTTGGAGAGACCACTAGTGCGATTG GTGCCGGTGTTATTTCTTCTTTCATCGGATGCGCTTTAAGTTTGCCATTTGACTACGTTAGGACCCAGCTTCAGACTATGCAACCTGATGCTTATGGAAAATATCCTTATACTGGCAGTTTTGATTGTGTTCGCAAAACCTTGAAAACAGGAGGACTTCCTATGTTTTACTCCGGGTTCCATTTCTACTATTTCAGATTTGCTGCTCTGACGACG
- the LOC107474880 gene encoding mitochondrial dicarboxylate/tricarboxylate transporter DTC isoform X2, whose translation MEIETKINYMDPVKIALNLLCVSLLQPMDMIKVRMQLGQGSGAQIASNILKTEGGYAAFYRKVMITSTAVTMGWAFSIPTQLAQVRMQADATFPTSQCRNYTNVFNALHRVIADEGVQVLWRGSVAEIARQSALITGLISGYPPSFRYLKNSLGFGETTSAIGAGVISSFIGCALSLPFDYVRTQLQTMQPDAYGKYPYTGSFDCVRKTLKTGGLPMFYSGFHFYYFRFAALTTISWFITKQLRRLDASISGKKITIKAR comes from the exons atggagattgagacgaaGATAAATTATATGGACCCTGTTAAAATCGCCCTCAACTTGCTCTGCGTTTCCCTCCTTCAACCAATGGATATGATCAAG GTGAGGATGCAACTAGGTCAAGGATCAGGTGCGCAGATCGCATCCAACATTCTCAAAACAGAAGGGGGTTATGCCGCCTTTTATAGG AAAGTTATGATTACCTCAACTGCTGTAACAATGGGATGGGCTTTTAGTATCCCAACACAGCTGGCACAAGTTCGTATGCAAGCTGATGCAACTTTTCCCACCTCTCAGTGCCGAAATTACACGAATGTCTTCAATGCGCTTCATCGTGTTATTGCAGATGAAGGGGTTCAGGTGCTTTGGAGAGGTTCTGTGGCAGAAATAGCAAGGCAGTCCGCACTAATTACAGGGCTTATTTCTGGTTATCCTCCGAGTTTTAGGTACTTGAAGAATTCCCTTGGTTTTGGAGAGACCACTAGTGCGATTG GTGCCGGTGTTATTTCTTCTTTCATCGGATGCGCTTTAAGTTTGCCATTTGACTACGTTAGGACCCAGCTTCAGACTATGCAACCTGATGCTTATGGAAAATATCCTTATACTGGCAGTTTTGATTGTGTTCGCAAAACCTTGAAAACAGGAGGACTTCCTATGTTTTACTCCGGGTTCCATTTCTACTATTTCAGATTTGCTGCTCTGACGACG